The following are encoded in a window of Citrobacter freundii genomic DNA:
- the purF gene encoding amidophosphoribosyltransferase produces MCGIVGIAGVMPVNQSIYDALTVLQHRGQDAAGIITIDANNCFRLRKANGMVSDIFEARHMQRLQGNMGIGHVRYPTAGSSSASEAQPFYVNSPYGITLAHNGNLTNAHELRKKLFEEKRRHINTTSDSEILLNIFASELDNFRHYPLEADNIFAAIAATNRQIRGAYACVAMIIGHGMVAFRDPNGIRPLVLGKRDIGDGRTEYMVASESVALDTLGFEFLRDVAPGEAVYITEKGNLFTRQCADNPVSNPCLFEYVYFARPDSFIDKISVYSARVNMGTKLGEKIAREWEDLDIDVVIPIPETSCDIALEIARILGKPYRQGFVKNRYVGRTFIMPGQQLRRKSVRRKLNANRAEFRDKNVLLVDDSIVRGTTSEQIIEMAREAGAKKVYLASAAPEIRFPNVYGIDMPTATELIAHGREVDEIRQIIGADGLIFQDLNDLIEAVRAENPDIQQFECSVFNGVYVTKDVDQQYLDFLDSLRNDDAKAVLRQNEAENLEMHNEG; encoded by the coding sequence ATGTGCGGTATTGTCGGTATCGCCGGTGTTATGCCGGTAAACCAGTCGATTTATGACGCGTTAACGGTGCTCCAGCATCGTGGCCAGGATGCCGCTGGCATCATCACCATTGATGCCAACAACTGCTTCCGCTTGCGAAAAGCGAACGGCATGGTGAGCGACATTTTTGAAGCTCGCCATATGCAGCGTTTGCAGGGCAATATGGGCATCGGTCATGTGCGTTATCCAACAGCTGGCAGCTCCAGCGCCTCCGAAGCTCAACCTTTTTATGTCAACTCACCGTACGGTATCACGCTTGCCCACAACGGCAACCTGACCAACGCCCATGAGCTGCGTAAAAAGCTGTTTGAAGAAAAGCGCCGCCACATCAACACCACTTCCGATTCAGAAATCCTGCTGAATATTTTCGCCAGTGAGCTGGATAACTTCCGCCACTACCCGCTGGAAGCGGACAATATTTTTGCCGCGATCGCCGCGACGAACCGCCAGATCCGTGGTGCCTATGCCTGTGTAGCGATGATTATCGGCCACGGTATGGTTGCCTTCCGCGACCCTAACGGTATCCGTCCGTTGGTGCTGGGTAAACGCGATATTGGTGATGGCCGCACCGAATATATGGTGGCTTCTGAAAGCGTGGCGCTGGATACCCTTGGCTTTGAATTTCTGCGCGACGTTGCGCCGGGTGAAGCGGTCTATATCACTGAAAAAGGCAACTTGTTTACCCGTCAGTGTGCGGATAATCCGGTCAGCAACCCGTGCCTGTTTGAGTACGTTTACTTTGCGCGTCCTGATTCGTTCATCGACAAGATTTCCGTCTACAGCGCCCGCGTGAATATGGGCACCAAGCTTGGCGAAAAAATTGCTCGTGAGTGGGAAGATCTGGACATCGATGTGGTGATCCCTATTCCGGAAACCTCGTGCGATATCGCGCTGGAAATTGCCCGGATTCTCGGTAAACCGTACCGTCAGGGCTTTGTGAAAAACCGTTACGTCGGCCGTACCTTTATCATGCCGGGTCAGCAACTACGTCGTAAATCCGTGCGTCGTAAGCTGAATGCCAACCGTGCTGAATTCCGCGATAAGAACGTGCTGTTGGTAGACGATTCCATCGTGCGCGGGACCACCTCTGAACAAATTATTGAGATGGCGCGTGAAGCCGGGGCGAAGAAAGTGTACCTGGCCTCTGCGGCACCGGAAATACGCTTCCCGAACGTCTATGGTATTGATATGCCGACGGCGACGGAGCTGATCGCTCATGGCCGCGAAGTTGACGAGATCCGCCAAATCATCGGCGCTGACGGTCTTATCTTCCAGGATCTGAACGATCTGATCGAAGCCGTCCGCGCAGAGAATCCGGATATTCAGCAGTTTGAATGTTCCGTGTTCAACGGCGTGTACGTCACCAAAGACGTTGACCAACAGTACCTCGATTTCCTCGATTCCCTGCGCAATGATGACGCTAAAGCGGTATTGCGTCAGAATGAAGCGGAAAACCTCGAGATGCACAACGAAGGGTAA
- a CDS encoding UbiX family flavin prenyltransferase — MKRLIIGISGASGAIYGVRLLQVLRDVVDVETHLVMSAAARQTLALETDLSVREVQALANVNHDARDIAASISSGSFQTAGMVILPCSIKTLSGIVHSYTDGLLTRAADVVLKERRPLVLCVRETPLHLGHLRLMTQAAEIGAVIMPPVPAFYHRPQTLDDVINQTVNRVLDQFDIALPHDLFTRWQGA; from the coding sequence GTGAAACGACTCATCATTGGTATTTCTGGCGCCAGCGGTGCAATTTATGGCGTGCGGCTGTTACAGGTTTTGCGTGACGTTGTTGATGTGGAAACCCATCTGGTAATGAGTGCGGCGGCACGTCAGACCCTGGCGCTGGAAACAGACCTGTCCGTACGTGAGGTGCAGGCATTAGCCAATGTGAATCACGACGCGCGTGATATCGCCGCCAGTATTTCATCTGGTTCATTCCAGACGGCGGGGATGGTCATTCTGCCTTGTTCCATTAAAACGCTCTCCGGTATCGTCCACAGTTATACCGATGGGCTGTTGACCCGCGCCGCTGACGTGGTGCTGAAAGAGCGTCGTCCACTGGTGCTATGCGTACGTGAGACACCGCTACATCTGGGGCATCTGCGATTGATGACCCAGGCGGCGGAAATAGGCGCGGTAATTATGCCGCCGGTTCCGGCGTTTTATCATCGTCCCCAGACGCTTGATGATGTGATTAATCAAACGGTTAACCGTGTACTCGACCAGTTCGACATTGCTCTCCCGCACGATCTGTTTACTCGCTGGCAGGGGGCATAA
- the argT gene encoding lysine/arginine/ornithine ABC transporter substrate-binding protein ArgT, with protein sequence MKKTVLALSLLVGLSATAASYAALPQTVRIGTDTTYAPFSSKDAKGDFVGFDIDLGNEMCKRMQIKCTWVASDFDALIPSLKAKKIDAIISSLSITEKRQQEIAFSDKLYAADSRLIAAKGSPIQPTLDSLKGKHVGVLQGSTQEAYANDTWRSKGVDVVAYANQDLIYSDLTAGRLDAALQDEVAASEGFLKQPAGKDYDFAGPSVKDKKYFGDGTGIGLRKDDAELKAAFNKALGELRQDGTYDKMAKKYFAFNVYGD encoded by the coding sequence ATGAAGAAGACGGTACTTGCTTTGTCATTGCTGGTAGGACTTTCCGCCACCGCGGCCAGCTACGCAGCGCTTCCGCAGACAGTTCGTATTGGTACAGATACCACCTACGCCCCTTTTTCCTCTAAAGATGCCAAAGGGGATTTTGTCGGGTTTGATATCGATCTCGGCAATGAGATGTGTAAACGTATGCAGATCAAATGTACCTGGGTTGCCAGTGACTTTGATGCGCTGATCCCCTCTCTGAAAGCGAAGAAAATCGATGCCATTATCTCCTCTCTGTCTATTACCGAAAAGCGCCAGCAAGAAATCGCGTTCTCAGACAAACTTTACGCCGCAGACTCACGTCTGATTGCTGCGAAGGGTTCCCCGATTCAACCGACCCTTGATTCGCTGAAGGGAAAACATGTTGGCGTACTGCAAGGCTCAACCCAGGAAGCCTATGCTAACGACACCTGGCGCAGCAAAGGCGTGGATGTGGTGGCCTATGCGAACCAGGATCTTATCTATTCTGACCTGACGGCAGGACGTCTGGATGCCGCGTTGCAGGATGAAGTTGCGGCTAGCGAAGGATTCCTGAAACAGCCTGCGGGCAAGGACTACGATTTTGCGGGTCCTTCGGTAAAAGACAAAAAGTACTTTGGTGACGGAACCGGGATTGGCTTACGCAAAGATGACGCAGAGCTGAAAGCGGCCTTTAATAAAGCGCTCGGCGAACTGCGTCAGGATGGGACTTACGACAAAATGGCGAAAAAGTACTTTGCCTTTAATGTCTACGGCGACTAA
- a CDS encoding MFS transporter produces the protein MTIADNLETDAQTVDAGETLSTREKIGYGLGDAGGHCISDLISGFLLFFYTDVFGLSPAIVGAMFFVLRIFDAVSDPVMGVVADRTRSRWGRFRPWQLWTAVPLGIIGILTFTVPDISPNMKIAWAFGTYFLLSLGYTANNVPYCALINAVTNRHDQVMSCQSWRFVLSGIAGFLVAVGLPWMVEFFGQGNLAKGYQYGVTVLCCVGMVMFLLCFLWVKERVPLSLVGKFTLREHLAGLRKNDQLLMMLVMSFLLVNILCIRGGGYMYFISYVLQGSAGFMSLFFGVLTVAGILGAIIVNPLSRRFDMVRLYICTNLILVVFGIAMWFLPTGADYRMLWLGCIALNGVILGFTLPLHFSIMAFADDYGEWKNGVRSSGMNFAFNLFFIKLSWASSGGIISILLIMVAYQPGLENQTAASLQGITLLQSIVPAIFHLALALCLLKCRLNGPMMQRISTDLHQRHSHIS, from the coding sequence ATGACAATTGCTGATAACCTGGAAACTGACGCACAAACCGTTGATGCGGGAGAAACGCTCTCAACCCGCGAAAAGATAGGCTATGGATTAGGCGATGCTGGTGGACACTGCATCTCAGATTTAATAAGCGGCTTTTTACTTTTTTTCTACACCGACGTGTTCGGGCTTAGCCCGGCCATTGTCGGGGCAATGTTTTTTGTTCTACGCATATTCGACGCCGTCTCTGACCCTGTGATGGGCGTGGTTGCCGACCGAACCCGCAGTCGCTGGGGGCGCTTTCGTCCGTGGCAATTATGGACAGCCGTTCCCTTGGGCATTATCGGTATCCTGACCTTTACCGTCCCGGATATCAGCCCCAACATGAAAATCGCCTGGGCATTCGGTACCTACTTCCTGCTTTCCCTGGGCTATACCGCCAACAATGTGCCCTACTGTGCGCTGATAAACGCCGTCACGAACCGCCACGATCAGGTGATGTCGTGTCAGTCCTGGCGTTTTGTATTAAGCGGTATTGCCGGCTTTCTGGTTGCGGTCGGTCTGCCGTGGATGGTGGAATTCTTTGGTCAGGGCAATCTGGCCAAAGGTTATCAATATGGCGTCACCGTACTGTGCTGCGTGGGCATGGTGATGTTTTTACTGTGCTTCTTGTGGGTGAAAGAACGCGTACCGCTGTCGCTGGTCGGCAAATTTACCCTGCGTGAGCATCTGGCCGGGCTGCGTAAAAACGATCAGTTACTGATGATGCTGGTGATGTCCTTCCTGCTGGTGAATATCCTGTGTATTCGCGGCGGCGGCTACATGTACTTTATTTCGTATGTTCTGCAGGGCAGCGCCGGGTTTATGTCGCTGTTTTTCGGTGTACTGACAGTGGCGGGCATTTTAGGCGCGATCATCGTTAATCCCCTCTCGCGGCGTTTCGATATGGTGCGCTTGTATATCTGCACCAACCTGATTCTGGTGGTATTTGGCATTGCGATGTGGTTCCTGCCAACCGGAGCTGATTACCGCATGCTGTGGCTGGGCTGCATTGCACTAAACGGCGTGATCCTCGGCTTCACCCTCCCCCTGCACTTCTCAATCATGGCCTTCGCCGACGACTACGGCGAATGGAAAAACGGCGTGCGCTCATCCGGGATGAACTTCGCTTTTAATCTGTTTTTCATCAAGCTCTCGTGGGCATCTTCCGGCGGCATTATCAGTATTCTGCTGATCATGGTGGCCTACCAGCCAGGTCTTGAAAATCAGACCGCAGCTTCTCTTCAGGGCATCACCCTATTGCAAAGCATTGTGCCGGCCATTTTCCACCTCGCACTGGCGCTGTGCCTGCTCAAATGCCGCCTCAATGGCCCGATGATGCAGCGTATTTCAACCGATCTTCACCAACGACATTCACACATTTCCTGA
- a CDS encoding glycoside hydrolase family 127 protein: protein MMQSAVIEADLNRITITDPFLGEYQRLIRDVVIPYQWEALNDTIPEAEPSHALANYRIAAGLEHGEFYGMVFQDSDVTKWLEAVAWSLCQKPDAVLEKTADEVIELLAQAQCDDGYLNTWYTVKEPGLRWTNVAECHELYCAGHLFEAAVAFFNATGKRRLLNIACRFADHIDTVFGPKEGQLRGYPGHPEIELALMRLYEVTQEPRYQALACYFVEERGKQPYYYDIEFEKRGGTRHWVGWGDAWPGMIKDKTYTHAHKPLAEQHEAVGHAVRSVYLMTGLAHIARITQDEEKRQTCLRIWNNMVQRRMYITGGIGSQGIGEAFTSDYDLPNDTAYGESCASIGLMMFARRMLEMEGDAHYADVMERAFYNTVLGGMALDGKHFFYVNPLETYPKSIPHNHIYDHIKPVRQRWFGCACCPPNIARTLVAIGHYIFTPRPDALFINFYAGSEAQFSVKDQTLALNISGNYPWDERVTIHFSQPKTVEHTVALRLPAWCETPHVQVNGETAQGRVIKGYLHLRRQWQQGDIITLNLPMTVRRVYANPLVRHAAGKVAIQRGPLVYCLEQADNGAELHNLSLPKASELREIQGVGVLKGKVLLQAEGLRVLTAESDKPLYSFDNRQTTVEKQTLTFIPWFSWANRGEGEMRIWVDEA, encoded by the coding sequence ATGATGCAGTCTGCTGTGATTGAAGCCGATCTCAACCGAATCACCATCACCGATCCATTTCTGGGTGAATACCAACGCTTGATTCGCGACGTGGTGATCCCGTACCAATGGGAAGCACTGAACGACACGATTCCCGAGGCAGAACCCAGCCACGCGCTGGCTAACTACCGCATCGCCGCCGGTCTGGAACACGGCGAGTTTTACGGCATGGTCTTCCAGGACAGCGATGTCACCAAATGGCTGGAAGCCGTAGCCTGGTCGCTGTGCCAGAAGCCAGATGCAGTGCTTGAAAAAACTGCCGACGAGGTGATTGAGCTGCTGGCTCAGGCGCAGTGTGACGACGGCTATCTCAACACCTGGTATACCGTAAAGGAGCCAGGCCTGCGCTGGACCAACGTCGCCGAATGCCACGAGCTCTACTGCGCCGGACACCTGTTTGAAGCGGCAGTCGCCTTCTTCAACGCCACCGGAAAACGTCGACTGCTGAACATCGCTTGTCGCTTTGCCGATCACATCGACACGGTGTTTGGTCCCAAAGAAGGCCAACTGCGCGGCTATCCTGGGCACCCGGAAATCGAGCTGGCGTTGATGCGTCTGTATGAAGTCACTCAGGAACCGCGCTACCAGGCGCTGGCCTGCTATTTCGTCGAGGAACGTGGCAAACAACCCTACTATTACGATATTGAGTTCGAAAAACGCGGCGGTACCCGACACTGGGTTGGTTGGGGCGACGCTTGGCCGGGAATGATAAAAGACAAAACATACACCCATGCGCACAAACCGCTCGCTGAACAGCATGAAGCGGTCGGTCATGCAGTGCGGTCGGTGTATCTGATGACCGGACTGGCGCACATTGCCCGTATCACCCAGGATGAAGAGAAGCGCCAAACCTGCCTGCGCATCTGGAACAATATGGTGCAGCGGCGGATGTACATCACCGGCGGTATCGGCTCGCAGGGCATCGGCGAGGCCTTTACCAGCGACTACGATTTACCGAACGACACCGCTTACGGCGAAAGCTGCGCCTCCATCGGCCTGATGATGTTCGCCCGCCGCATGCTGGAAATGGAAGGTGATGCGCACTACGCCGACGTCATGGAGCGTGCGTTTTACAATACGGTGTTGGGTGGAATGGCGCTGGACGGGAAGCACTTCTTCTACGTCAATCCGCTGGAGACGTACCCGAAAAGTATTCCACATAACCATATTTACGATCACATTAAGCCGGTGCGTCAGCGCTGGTTCGGCTGCGCCTGCTGCCCACCGAATATCGCCCGCACGCTGGTCGCCATTGGTCACTATATTTTCACCCCTCGACCGGACGCGCTGTTTATCAACTTCTACGCCGGGAGCGAAGCGCAGTTCAGCGTAAAAGACCAGACCCTGGCGCTGAACATTAGCGGTAACTATCCATGGGATGAGCGGGTCACTATTCACTTTAGCCAGCCAAAGACCGTTGAACATACCGTCGCGCTACGTCTACCGGCGTGGTGCGAAACACCGCACGTGCAGGTCAACGGAGAAACGGCACAAGGCAGAGTGATTAAGGGCTATCTGCATCTGCGCCGTCAGTGGCAGCAAGGTGACATCATTACCCTGAACCTGCCGATGACGGTCCGTCGCGTTTACGCCAACCCACTGGTGCGCCACGCTGCGGGCAAGGTCGCTATTCAGCGCGGGCCGCTGGTGTACTGTCTGGAACAGGCGGATAACGGCGCTGAGTTGCATAACCTGTCGCTGCCAAAAGCAAGCGAGCTGCGTGAAATTCAGGGCGTCGGAGTGCTGAAGGGCAAAGTGTTGCTGCAAGCTGAAGGGCTGCGCGTGTTGACCGCTGAGAGTGACAAGCCGCTGTACAGCTTTGATAACCGTCAGACAACGGTCGAAAAGCAGACCTTAACGTTTATTCCGTGGTTTAGCTGGGCCAATCGTGGCGAAGGTGAAATGCGGATTTGGGTCGACGAGGCGTAA
- a CDS encoding LacI family DNA-binding transcriptional regulator, with the protein MANKTRIKDIAMACGVSIAAVSRALKGQPGLSEETRQRILAIAESEGYDFGRLRSGRIKRLLFLLHREHNIASALPFYSSVMLGVADACRENDIAMSFLPIGPEDSLAELINLHQPDALIAAGYLETETLVELRKLALPVTLVDLWAADFPCVNPDNFHGGFIATRHLLEQGRKRIAFLGHSQRHYSIRQRVEGYQQALFDAGLSLPAEYRVEAPPVKDIEQALVEGMDKLLALPQPPDAIFAYNDIAALVAMRVCARKGLNVPQDIAIVGFDDIDAAAWAHPALTTVAVDKRELGRDAFRLLLSEQHERNLLLPVRLVIRESSLSATAHSQLHPTR; encoded by the coding sequence ATGGCAAACAAGACCCGAATCAAAGATATTGCAATGGCGTGCGGTGTGTCGATTGCCGCCGTGTCCCGGGCCCTGAAAGGGCAGCCAGGACTGAGCGAAGAGACCCGACAGCGGATACTGGCGATTGCCGAGTCTGAAGGTTACGATTTCGGTCGTTTGCGCAGTGGCCGCATTAAGCGGCTGCTATTTCTGCTGCACCGCGAGCACAATATAGCCAGTGCATTGCCGTTCTATTCCAGCGTGATGCTTGGGGTGGCTGACGCCTGCCGGGAAAACGATATTGCGATGAGTTTCTTGCCGATTGGCCCGGAAGATTCGCTGGCTGAACTCATTAATTTGCATCAGCCTGACGCGCTGATTGCCGCAGGGTATCTGGAAACAGAAACTCTGGTCGAGCTGCGTAAACTGGCACTGCCGGTCACGCTGGTGGATCTGTGGGCAGCGGATTTTCCCTGCGTCAATCCGGATAACTTTCATGGGGGCTTCATTGCGACACGGCATCTGCTTGAACAAGGGCGCAAACGCATTGCGTTTCTCGGCCATTCGCAGCGCCATTACAGTATCCGCCAGCGCGTAGAAGGATATCAGCAAGCGTTATTTGACGCCGGGCTGTCTTTACCCGCGGAGTACCGTGTTGAAGCACCGCCGGTCAAAGATATTGAACAGGCGCTGGTCGAGGGCATGGACAAACTGTTAGCTCTGCCGCAGCCGCCGGATGCTATCTTTGCCTATAACGATATTGCCGCGCTGGTGGCGATGCGCGTCTGCGCGCGTAAGGGGCTCAACGTGCCGCAAGATATCGCGATTGTTGGCTTTGATGACATCGATGCCGCTGCCTGGGCGCATCCGGCGTTAACCACTGTGGCGGTAGATAAGCGCGAGCTTGGGCGAGATGCGTTTCGTTTACTGCTCAGCGAGCAACATGAGCGAAATTTACTGCTGCCGGTGCGGCTTGTGATCCGCGAAAGCTCGCTGAGTGCGACCGCACATTCACAGTTGCACCCTACGCGGTAA